The Gloeocapsa sp. PCC 73106 genomic sequence GTCCTATTACCATTAATGCTCTTGCCCCTAATACCATTGTGCCAAACTCGAGGCTGCCAATTTGTTGGGGGGTAGCAATATTTCCGGCGATGCGACAGACGAATAAATCTCCCAATCCTTGATCGAAGACTAATTCTGTCGGTACTCTTGAGTCGGCACAGCTCAGAATAGCCGCAAAGGGGGTTTGACCATCAGCGACTTCTGTGAGTCTAATTTGGTCTTGATTGGGATTTTCTTGCTTGAAGGCGACAAAGCGCTTGTTTCCTTCTGTGAGTCGTTGTATCGCTTCATCTGGGGTTAGATCTTGTTTAGTTTGAGAGTAAGCTGAAGCTTCTTGTGGTTTAACAAAGTTAGAACCTAAAATAGTTGCTGCTAATCCGGTTCCGAGAAATCCACCGCCATAATGAATTAACTGACGACGAGATAAGTGGCTCATACAGATTTAAATGACCTGAAAAGTTGAATGTACTTTCAGATTATATACCGGCATGGCCCAATGCTAATCCGGTGACTAACATACCGAGTACTAAAAATGGTTGAGCACTAGCTTGGTACTTGACGTCGTTTTCCAAGGGATCCCGTAGAAAGTACATATCTTGGAAAGTAATTTGGGGAATTATTAGTAACAGCAGGATCGTTGCCGCTAGATTTTGCTGAATACTGATTAAATAGAGAGCAATACCCGCTTGAAAAACGTTAATCATAATCACGCAAATCCAAGCGGCGGTAGTAATTCCAAACATAACCGGTAAAGATTTAAGCCCTAGTTGGCGATCGCCCTCCACGCTTTTAAAATCGTTCACCACGGCTATACCCAAACCTGCCATGCTGTAAATCAATGTCAGCACTACTATTGTCCAGTTTAGGGTACCAAAAAGAGCGTGTCCCGCCCACCAGGGTAAGGCGATATAACTAGATCCTAAAGCGTAATTCCCCAACCAACCATTTTTTTTAAGTTTCAAAGGTGGTGCGGAATAGATATAGGAGAGAAAGGAACCAAATAAGGCTAAAGCGGTAATAATGGGAAATTCATGACCCGCCCAGAGATCTAGTAGGTAAGCTACACCAATACCTGCTACTAGTAAAATTAGGATTTGTGCTACTACTTGGGGTATGGAAATCGCTCCTGAAGGGATGGGGCGATAGGGTTCGTTGATGGCGTCGAGATCGCGATCGTAGAAGTCGTTAATCGTTTGGGTGTATCCCGCTAACAATGGTCCAGACATTAGCATACAGGTAGCTGCTTTCAGTACTGATTCGAGGTCCCAGGTATAACCACCGGAAGAAGCTGCGCCACATACAACACCCCAGATCAAAGGGATCCAGGTAATGGGTTTCATCAACTGTAAGCGAATTTTCCCAATCGATGTCTCTCCCGGGGCTGCGCCTTTCATACCTAAAAGTTGTCGAGTTTTAGCACTGCGATCTGTGTTGGTTGGCTCAGGAGTAGAAGAATCAGACATAGCTTAAACTATTGATGGGAACTACAACAGTTTAGGTTAACACATTTCAGGAGACTATTTGAGATAGCCCCCTGTGCAGAAAAATCTGAAATTATTTAACATGAAGATAACGAGCTTCTGCTTCTAACTGACGAATCAAGGTCTCGTCTCCATTCGCTCTAGCTACTTCTAGACGATGTTGTAGACTTCTAATCAGGCTTTGGCGATGGTTAGCGGCAGCTTCTTTTAGTGCTTCGTTGCTTTTTCCTCTGAACATAATTGCTTTTCTCTTTTTATTTTTTCTATACTGTCATCATAACATTATTTTTCTAAAAAAGTAGCGATTGTTACATTTTTTTTTACAAACCTAAGCTAGTGAGCTATACTTATCGACGGGTAATTTATCTAGGTGACACCGATGCTGCGGGGGTTATTTACTTCGCTAAGCTCTTAGCTATTTGTCATGAAGCTTACGAAGACTGGTTGACTCAAGCAGGAATAAACTTTGGGGAGTTAGTGAGTAATTCTTCGGTAGCGATTCCCGTAGTCCACGCCGAGATAGATTTTTTGCGGCCTATCTTTTGCGCGGAGGAACTACTGATTCAAATTATGACCGAACCAATGACTAGGGATAGTTTTAGCCTTAACTATGAAGTGTTTAAAAATCAAGAGCTTGTGGCTCGAGCTATAACTAAACACGTTGCTATTGAGGCTGTGACTAGACGAAGGACCAGTCTACCCTCTAATATTGTAGAATGTCTAAAAACAAAAGCGCAATAATTTGTAACTATCGTAACAAAAACTAATTATCTACAATGCTAAAAGTTTACAGACTTAATCAATGGAGGAGTTAATAGCTTGAAAAAGATAGAAGCAATTATCAGACCGTTTAAACTAGATGAAGTAAAAATAGCTCTTGTCAACGCGGGAATCGTCGGTATGACCGTTTCAGAGGTAAGAGGATTTGGTCGTCAAAAAGGTCAAACGGAACGTTATCGGGGTTCAGAGTATACGGTAGAGTTTTTACAAAAACTCAAAATAGAGATAGTAGTAGAAAATGACCAAGTGGATTTAGTGGTTGATAAAATAATCACCGCGGCTCGTACCGGAGAAATTGGGGATGGTAAGATATTTATTTCCCCAATAGAACAAATCATCCGGATTAGAACGGGAGAAAAAGATCTAGAAGCGGTGTAGAATATCAGCAAAAAGCTAGGGTTTTTTGCTCTAGCTTATTTCTGGATGGGTTGGTTCGCCTATAGTAATTACTCGGCGAATTTCGTCGGTAAGAAAACCGATCGCCATGGGACGTTGTATCCCTTCGAAGATAACTACGTCGTAGAGTTCTTTAACTACCCCATCTACAGATAAGAAATGGACGATGTCTCCACGCTTTAAGTCAATGACAAATATACCACAACGAGCTTCAGTCTCGGCTTGTTTGAGCTTCTCATCTAGCAACAAACCGCTAAAAGTTTTGTTTTCTCTGGATTTAGATAAACCGACTAAAGCAAAATCGCCCTTGAAAGCGAGTCCCCTAAGATATCCAGGACAAAAGGCGATCGCATTGAATTTCCCCGTATCTAAATCTATGTAGCCAAATTCCCCCGTACCAGAATTGAGTAACCAGAGTTTTTCCTGATGCCAGCGCGGCGAGTGGGGCATGGATAGACCTCGAGCGATTATTTGATTACTTTGTATATCTATAACACATCCCCCTGTTTGTCTTTTTTCTCGCCAAC encodes the following:
- a CDS encoding carbonic anhydrase — translated: MSHLSRRQLIHYGGGFLGTGLAATILGSNFVKPQEASAYSQTKQDLTPDEAIQRLTEGNKRFVAFKQENPNQDQIRLTEVADGQTPFAAILSCADSRVPTELVFDQGLGDLFVCRIAGNIATPQQIGSLEFGTMVLGARALMVIGHSRCGAVDAALKGGDFPGEIDTLVSTVQEGTAGVEPGENQLEAGIRANVMHQVKILNQSPVLTELIDKAKLKIVGAYYNLDDGTISIL
- the chlG gene encoding chlorophyll synthase ChlG, giving the protein MSDSSTPEPTNTDRSAKTRQLLGMKGAAPGETSIGKIRLQLMKPITWIPLIWGVVCGAASSGGYTWDLESVLKAATCMLMSGPLLAGYTQTINDFYDRDLDAINEPYRPIPSGAISIPQVVAQILILLVAGIGVAYLLDLWAGHEFPIITALALFGSFLSYIYSAPPLKLKKNGWLGNYALGSSYIALPWWAGHALFGTLNWTIVVLTLIYSMAGLGIAVVNDFKSVEGDRQLGLKSLPVMFGITTAAWICVIMINVFQAGIALYLISIQQNLAATILLLLIIPQITFQDMYFLRDPLENDVKYQASAQPFLVLGMLVTGLALGHAGI
- a CDS encoding thioesterase family protein, which produces MSYTYRRVIYLGDTDAAGVIYFAKLLAICHEAYEDWLTQAGINFGELVSNSSVAIPVVHAEIDFLRPIFCAEELLIQIMTEPMTRDSFSLNYEVFKNQELVARAITKHVAIEAVTRRRTSLPSNIVECLKTKAQ
- a CDS encoding P-II family nitrogen regulator, translated to MKKIEAIIRPFKLDEVKIALVNAGIVGMTVSEVRGFGRQKGQTERYRGSEYTVEFLQKLKIEIVVENDQVDLVVDKIITAARTGEIGDGKIFISPIEQIIRIRTGEKDLEAV